The following coding sequences are from one Vicugna pacos chromosome 11, VicPac4, whole genome shotgun sequence window:
- the LOC140699709 gene encoding ral guanine nucleotide dissociation stimulator-like isoform X1 yields MASSLQQHKLEKLVANLVPAVLGSHPSYLHSFLGTYRALATTQQVLDLLFQRYGCILPYTYDDSGSLHQLKHYSTSSKPAGETLLDREPATPLLPETAPKPEQRTLLS; encoded by the exons ATGGCATCAAGCCTTCAGCAACATAAGCTGGAGAAGCTGGTAGCAAATCTAGTGCCTGCTGTCCTGGGCAGCCACCCCTCCTACTTGCACTCATTCCTGGGCACCTATAGAGCTTTGGCCAccacccagcaggtgctggaccttctgttccaaag GTATGGATGCATCCTCCCTTACACTTATGATGACAGTGGATCCCTGCACCAGCTGAAACA ctacagcacAAGCTCCAAACCTGCTGGGGAAACACTTCTGGACAGAGAGCCAGCTACACCTCTCCTGCCTGAGACAGCTCCAAAGCCAGAGCAAAGGACCCTGCT GTCTTGA
- the LOC140699709 gene encoding ral guanine nucleotide dissociation stimulator-like isoform X2: MASSLQQHKLEKLVANLVPAVLGSHPSYLHSFLGTYRALATTQQVLDLLFQRYGCILPYTYDDSGSLHQLKHTSSKPAGETLLDREPATPLLPETAPKPEQRTLLS; the protein is encoded by the exons ATGGCATCAAGCCTTCAGCAACATAAGCTGGAGAAGCTGGTAGCAAATCTAGTGCCTGCTGTCCTGGGCAGCCACCCCTCCTACTTGCACTCATTCCTGGGCACCTATAGAGCTTTGGCCAccacccagcaggtgctggaccttctgttccaaag GTATGGATGCATCCTCCCTTACACTTATGATGACAGTGGATCCCTGCACCAGCTGAAACA cacAAGCTCCAAACCTGCTGGGGAAACACTTCTGGACAGAGAGCCAGCTACACCTCTCCTGCCTGAGACAGCTCCAAAGCCAGAGCAAAGGACCCTGCT GTCTTGA